The Streptococcus sp. 29896 genome includes a region encoding these proteins:
- the lysS gene encoding lysine--tRNA ligase — protein MSTEHFEELNDQQIVRREKMTALAEQGIDPFGKRFERSANSAELKAQYEEKSKEDLEELGQTAIIAGRIMTKRGKGKAGFAHIQDREGQIQIYVRKDDVGEENYEIFKKADLGDFIGVEGDVFKTNVGELSIHARKLTHLSKALRPLPEKFHGLTDIETRYRKRYLDLITNRESFDRFVTRSKIISEIRRYLDGLGFLEVETPVLHNEAGGAAARPFITHHNAQNIDMVLRIATELHLKRLIVGGMERVYEIGRIFRNEGMDATHNPEFTSIEVYQAYADYLDIMDLTEGIIQHTAKAVVGDGPVTYQDTVINIHEPFKRIHMVDAIKEQTGVDFWQEMSFEEAKVLAAEHKVPVEKHHTEVGQIINSFFEEYVEATLIQPTFVYGHPVAVSPLAKKNDEDPRFTDRFELFIMTKEYGNAFTELNDPIDQLERFEAQAKAKELGDDEATGVDYDYIEALEYGMPPTGGLGIGIDRLCMLLTDTTTIRDVLLFPTMK, from the coding sequence ATGTCAACTGAACATTTTGAAGAATTAAATGACCAACAGATTGTCCGTCGTGAAAAAATGACGGCCCTTGCTGAACAGGGCATTGACCCATTTGGAAAACGTTTTGAGCGTTCTGCAAATTCAGCTGAATTGAAAGCTCAGTACGAAGAAAAATCAAAAGAAGACTTAGAAGAATTAGGGCAAACAGCAATCATTGCAGGTCGTATCATGACCAAGCGTGGTAAGGGTAAGGCAGGTTTTGCTCACATTCAAGACCGCGAAGGCCAGATTCAGATCTACGTTCGTAAGGATGATGTTGGCGAAGAAAATTATGAAATCTTCAAAAAAGCAGACCTTGGTGACTTTATCGGTGTCGAGGGAGATGTTTTCAAGACAAATGTTGGTGAGTTGTCTATCCATGCTCGCAAATTGACTCACTTGTCTAAAGCGCTCCGCCCATTGCCAGAAAAATTCCACGGTTTGACAGACATCGAGACCCGCTACCGCAAGCGTTATTTGGACTTGATTACCAACCGCGAGAGCTTTGACCGCTTTGTGACCCGCTCAAAAATCATCTCAGAAATCCGCCGTTATCTTGACGGACTTGGTTTCTTGGAGGTGGAAACACCTGTCCTTCACAACGAAGCCGGTGGTGCTGCGGCTCGTCCATTCATCACCCACCACAATGCCCAAAACATTGACATGGTCCTTCGTATCGCGACAGAACTCCACCTCAAACGCCTGATTGTTGGCGGTATGGAACGCGTTTATGAAATCGGCCGTATCTTCCGTAACGAAGGTATGGATGCGACTCATAACCCTGAGTTCACTTCCATTGAGGTTTACCAAGCCTATGCGGATTACTTGGACATCATGGACTTGACAGAAGGAATTATCCAGCATACTGCCAAGGCTGTTGTCGGTGATGGTCCTGTGACCTACCAAGATACTGTCATTAACATCCACGAGCCATTCAAGCGTATCCACATGGTCGATGCTATTAAGGAACAAACTGGCGTGGACTTCTGGCAAGAGATGAGCTTCGAGGAAGCAAAAGTCCTTGCAGCTGAGCATAAGGTCCCTGTGGAAAAACACCATACAGAAGTTGGTCAAATCATCAACAGCTTCTTTGAAGAATACGTTGAAGCAACTCTTATCCAACCAACCTTTGTCTATGGTCACCCAGTAGCCGTATCCCCACTAGCTAAGAAAAACGATGAAGACCCACGCTTCACAGACCGCTTCGAGCTCTTCATCATGACCAAGGAATACGGAAACGCCTTTACTGAATTGAACGACCCAATCGACCAATTAGAACGATTCGAAGCCCAAGCTAAGGCTAAAGAACTCGGTGACGACGAAGCGACAGGCGTTGACTACGACTACATCGAAGCCCTCGAATACGGTATGCCACCAACAGGTGGCCTCGGAATCGGTATCGACCGCCTCTGCATGCTCTTGACAGACACCACTACTATTCGGGATGTACTATTGTTCCCTACAATGAAATAG